A genomic window from Leptospiraceae bacterium includes:
- a CDS encoding chemotaxis protein CheW, with amino-acid sequence METVMEKENLKRNETQIATFFIDKELFGIGIHRIKEIVRYPEITKVPRAAKYLKGLTNLRGNVLPVIDSRIRLGLPVSDITDRSRVLVLDINNSLVGVIVDSVKGVASLEDVRVEVPPAILSSGVDGKFIQNVIHSEKNDTIIMELDISTLCDFEAQKIESQKISKTIDTAETSKKVISEEKQLVTFLIGQEEYGLIIQSVREILRVSRITEVPEAPKYVLGVLSVRNKLLPIIDIRKLFSLPSLAENRLDEIRKIEESYKTWLKAFQFSLDSESISARDIKKLQTLNWIESIRTSSEVIGKLLQKLRFLHQDLIYHSEKLQKEKQSIDSEKTQKYLATYIIPAYEETLIILNNLQEVFQHELKEDQRILVADIFGASVGVMVDRMQQVIRVPENIIDPPPKLLNHEKSDNLQGIVKLQDGLRLILLLDEKHLFDEKLLKSIQDLSNTSEEEISDDTENKGEKTLQHDEVQMVTFKLDKEEFGLYISDVREINRLEGITRVPNAPSFVEGILNLRGSVIPAIDLRKRFNLESIQHNESTRVIIVDIENKTTGLIVDSVSDVIRISKNIIEDPPEILSSNVETRFIAGVGNLDKEGRFIMILDVDKIFDEEEKEELQKQ; translated from the coding sequence ATGGAAACAGTAATGGAAAAGGAGAACCTTAAACGGAACGAAACTCAAATAGCCACGTTTTTTATAGATAAAGAGTTATTTGGCATTGGGATTCACAGGATAAAAGAAATTGTGCGTTATCCTGAAATTACAAAAGTTCCCAGGGCAGCAAAGTATTTAAAAGGACTTACTAATTTAAGAGGTAATGTTCTTCCGGTGATTGATTCAAGAATAAGGCTTGGCTTACCTGTCTCAGATATTACCGATCGTTCAAGGGTTTTGGTACTTGATATTAACAATTCTCTTGTAGGTGTTATTGTTGATAGTGTAAAGGGTGTGGCAAGTCTAGAAGATGTAAGAGTTGAAGTCCCTCCCGCGATATTATCATCAGGAGTTGATGGAAAATTTATCCAGAATGTAATTCATTCAGAAAAGAATGATACAATCATTATGGAGTTAGACATCAGTACTCTATGTGACTTTGAAGCTCAAAAAATTGAATCCCAAAAGATTTCAAAAACTATTGATACAGCGGAAACTTCAAAAAAAGTAATCAGCGAAGAAAAGCAGCTTGTTACTTTTCTAATCGGTCAAGAAGAATATGGATTAATTATTCAATCCGTAAGAGAGATACTGAGAGTCAGTAGAATTACAGAAGTACCGGAAGCTCCCAAATATGTTCTCGGTGTATTATCCGTGCGAAATAAATTATTGCCCATTATTGATATTCGAAAACTTTTTTCACTTCCTTCCCTGGCTGAAAATCGGCTTGATGAAATTAGAAAAATCGAAGAATCCTATAAGACCTGGTTAAAAGCCTTTCAGTTTTCACTCGATTCGGAATCTATTTCAGCTCGCGACATCAAAAAACTTCAAACTTTGAACTGGATAGAATCGATTCGCACTTCGAGTGAAGTTATTGGAAAACTTTTGCAGAAACTACGTTTTCTTCATCAAGACCTGATCTATCATTCTGAAAAACTTCAGAAGGAAAAGCAGAGTATTGATTCAGAAAAAACCCAGAAATACTTAGCTACTTATATCATTCCAGCTTATGAAGAAACCTTAATCATTTTAAATAATCTTCAGGAAGTATTTCAGCATGAGCTAAAAGAAGATCAGAGAATTTTAGTAGCTGATATTTTTGGAGCTTCCGTTGGAGTAATGGTGGATAGAATGCAACAGGTAATTCGGGTACCTGAAAATATTATCGATCCACCTCCAAAACTTTTGAATCATGAGAAATCCGATAATTTACAGGGGATAGTAAAGCTTCAGGACGGATTAAGATTAATTTTATTATTGGATGAGAAACATCTATTCGATGAGAAGCTGTTAAAGTCAATTCAGGATCTGTCAAATACCTCTGAAGAAGAAATTTCTGATGATACAGAGAACAAAGGAGAGAAAACTTTGCAACACGATGAAGTCCAAATGGTAACCTTTAAACTCGATAAAGAAGAATTTGGTCTATACATTTCTGATGTTCGGGAAATAAATAGGTTAGAAGGGATTACCAGGGTACCAAATGCTCCATCTTTCGTAGAAGGCATCTTGAATCTTCGTGGTTCTGTAATTCCGGCCATTGATTTAAGAAAGCGATTTAATCTTGAGTCCATTCAGCATAATGAATCAACCCGTGTGATTATTGTTGATATTGAAAACAAAACCACAGGTTTAATTGTTGATTCGGTTTCCGATGTCATTCGAATCTCTAAAAATATTATTGAAGATCCACCTGAGATTCTAAGCTCAAACGTTGAAACAAGATTTATTGCCGGAGTCGGGAATCTGGATAAAGAAGGAAGGTTTATCATGATTTTGGATGTAGACAAAATTTTTGATGAGGAAGAAAAAGAAGAACTTCAAAAACAATAG
- a CDS encoding HEAT repeat domain-containing protein, protein MKTKEELLLAISSSEESTRLYAVEDIADSKYSDLAINLVKRLSIENSAAVKNSIISALQKLDYSPSYPELFAFFSSPDAFLRNSSVSILSSYGEEAAIFLTSYLDHSNREVRKLIIDCLMEIVNYHPHTRSQVLDVMRACLHDPDVNVVITAVEYIGKLGDKESSDSLIELFQKTNIPMLRSSILDTIFILGDEFIFNKMCDLLISNIDNLKFLFLPQILRFLAGTKRNEEFTSLINSLEKPEIYADDIIKALSWIKKEKQNDYFYQCCFPIIKNLIPKLENKESKFSFASLLLDSEDPEIVFFLNEWKENDLELNKFLEENKLL, encoded by the coding sequence ATGAAAACAAAAGAAGAACTGCTACTCGCAATCTCAAGCTCGGAAGAATCTACCCGTTTATACGCTGTTGAAGATATTGCAGATTCCAAATATTCGGACCTGGCTATAAATTTAGTTAAACGACTGTCAATAGAAAACTCAGCAGCAGTAAAAAATAGTATTATTTCCGCTCTACAAAAATTAGACTATTCTCCTTCCTATCCGGAGCTTTTTGCTTTTTTCTCTTCCCCGGATGCATTCTTGCGAAATTCCTCTGTTAGCATTCTATCGTCTTATGGAGAAGAGGCTGCTATTTTTTTAACTTCTTACCTTGACCATTCAAATAGAGAAGTGCGAAAGTTAATTATCGACTGCCTGATGGAAATAGTGAATTATCATCCACACACTCGCTCACAAGTTCTGGATGTAATGCGGGCCTGCCTTCATGACCCCGATGTCAATGTGGTTATAACCGCAGTAGAATATATTGGCAAACTGGGAGATAAGGAAAGTTCGGATAGCCTGATAGAGCTATTTCAAAAAACAAATATTCCAATGCTCCGCTCTTCCATTCTGGATACTATTTTTATACTGGGTGATGAATTTATATTTAATAAAATGTGCGATTTACTTATTTCGAATATTGATAATTTAAAATTCCTCTTTCTACCTCAAATTCTTAGGTTTTTAGCCGGAACAAAGAGAAATGAAGAATTTACCTCACTAATTAATTCTCTTGAGAAGCCCGAAATCTATGCAGATGATATAATTAAAGCCCTCTCCTGGATCAAGAAAGAGAAACAGAATGATTACTTTTACCAGTGTTGCTTTCCTATTATAAAAAACCTTATTCCCAAATTGGAAAATAAGGAATCAAAATTTAGCTTCGCTTCTTTACTGTTAGATTCGGAAGATCCGGAAATTGTTTTTTTTCTAAACGAATGGAAAGAGAATGATTTAGAATTAAATAAATTTTTAGAGGAAAATAAACTCCTATAA
- a CDS encoding MBL fold metallo-hydrolase: MFSSISILFFGVLFAATSCSSFGSDPEGKHLEKIQSSPQYDKEKKKFVNRKSNILEEMRKKTSLWSTSWKFFFGSGDRVPEQKLPEIKPPDIEEFLKPTESIKFIWLGHSSILVNYENTIILFDPVLSGSASPFSFMVKRFQAPVLSIKDLPEIDYVIISHDHYDHLDMETIQHFQTKKTRFITPLGVSSHLKSWGIPEDRMQELDWWESTTFKNIELVCTPAQHFSGRSGMDGGQTLWASYVLKTPKQNLYFSGDSGYDIHFKEIGDKYGPFELVFIENGQYNEMWKEVHLMPEETSQAVLDLKGKKMVPIHWAMFELALHDWYEPIEESEKYTEKYGIELLTPKFGQLVFLEKENIFEKWWKQFVKKIEKK; the protein is encoded by the coding sequence ATGTTTAGTTCTATAAGTATTTTATTTTTTGGAGTCTTATTCGCTGCAACATCCTGCTCTTCCTTTGGTAGTGATCCGGAGGGGAAGCATTTAGAAAAAATCCAAAGCTCTCCTCAGTATGATAAAGAGAAGAAGAAGTTTGTAAATCGTAAATCCAATATACTCGAAGAGATGAGAAAGAAAACAAGTCTCTGGTCAACTTCCTGGAAATTCTTTTTTGGTTCAGGAGACAGAGTTCCCGAACAAAAGCTTCCTGAGATAAAGCCTCCAGATATAGAAGAATTTTTAAAACCTACAGAAAGTATTAAATTTATCTGGCTTGGACATTCCAGTATATTAGTAAATTACGAAAATACGATTATTCTTTTTGATCCTGTTTTATCTGGTTCAGCTTCTCCCTTTTCTTTTATGGTGAAACGTTTCCAGGCCCCGGTTCTATCTATTAAGGACTTACCGGAAATTGATTATGTTATCATTTCCCATGATCATTATGATCACCTTGATATGGAAACCATACAACATTTTCAAACCAAGAAAACAAGGTTTATAACTCCTTTGGGAGTTAGCTCGCATCTTAAAAGTTGGGGCATACCGGAAGACAGGATGCAAGAATTAGATTGGTGGGAGTCTACAACATTCAAGAATATTGAACTTGTCTGTACACCGGCTCAGCACTTTTCCGGGAGAAGCGGGATGGATGGAGGGCAGACTTTGTGGGCATCTTATGTATTAAAAACTCCTAAACAAAATCTCTACTTTAGTGGTGATTCAGGTTATGATATTCACTTTAAAGAAATTGGAGATAAATATGGTCCTTTTGAACTTGTGTTTATTGAAAATGGGCAATATAACGAGATGTGGAAGGAAGTGCATTTAATGCCGGAAGAAACCTCTCAGGCAGTTTTAGATTTAAAGGGAAAGAAAATGGTGCCGATTCACTGGGCTATGTTTGAACTAGCTTTACATGATTGGTATGAACCTATCGAAGAATCTGAGAAGTATACAGAAAAATATGGTATTGAGCTTTTAACTCCGAAGTTCGGTCAATTGGTTTTTTTAGAAAAAGAGAATATATTTGAAAAATGGTGGAAGCAATTTGTAAAGAAGATCGAGAAGAAGTAA
- a CDS encoding methyl-accepting chemotaxis protein, whose amino-acid sequence MDKPKGLSGKGLAKQPGGGKKGSSSFHHDDKGAEFAQKREEARRIAAEKAKSRTLAKQQQISERIATASEQLSSGIQEGSSASEELMRAMQQIASGAEEASSSSEESKATATQIEKNAQINSNLAQTTMDKVNLIQTLTTATSNDIRSLIEGVNKAATAAIQTANLMQDLEKKSEEVGNILQSVVRIADQTNLLALNAAIEAARAGEHGRGFAIVADEVRNLAETSEKSANQIKDVVADIQAEVRKVVQEVNNIGATAKEESAKGTEITNGILGIANAMVQFQKITDDTNVGINNILELSKEYLSIAENIAASAEEISASAEQSRKGTEQQAKAFSEMSSASEELAQTAEELKNSTNMQKSAEELASMSEQLSANIEEALSASQELSSAIEQIQKATEIQSRETNKGVEVGERIEGSNFQIEKNASSMQTQVKEIAINLTQNKLDVDKMISNIGLATEKNFEAAKSIRTLSEKTLAIDKIVETIINVTIKTDMLAVSGSIEAARAGEHGKGFSVVSGDIRNLATESSQSADQIKDLVRSLSLLVDTSAINVETAANLSQTEVAKAKESTRNLELIEADIKTIENQMGEMVKNAQEAKQANEEAKKAIDNISAAAEEAVKSITEASSASEEQAKGLQELSEAIEEIAALADELQS is encoded by the coding sequence ATGGATAAACCAAAAGGTCTATCGGGTAAGGGACTGGCAAAACAACCTGGTGGTGGAAAGAAGGGTTCATCATCCTTTCATCATGATGACAAGGGTGCGGAGTTTGCCCAGAAAAGAGAAGAAGCAAGAAGGATAGCGGCCGAAAAAGCCAAATCAAGAACCCTGGCAAAACAACAGCAAATTAGTGAAAGAATTGCAACTGCTTCTGAACAGCTTTCCAGCGGCATACAAGAAGGAAGCAGTGCTTCAGAAGAATTAATGCGTGCTATGCAGCAAATAGCTTCCGGAGCTGAAGAAGCCAGCAGTTCATCTGAAGAATCCAAAGCAACCGCTACACAAATAGAAAAAAATGCACAAATAAATTCTAATCTGGCTCAAACCACAATGGATAAGGTCAACCTGATCCAAACCCTAACAACAGCAACCAGTAACGATATTCGATCCTTAATTGAAGGTGTAAACAAAGCAGCCACAGCTGCAATTCAAACCGCCAATCTGATGCAGGATCTGGAAAAGAAATCAGAAGAAGTAGGTAATATCCTTCAATCGGTTGTTCGTATAGCCGACCAAACTAACCTTCTGGCTTTAAATGCTGCCATTGAAGCTGCAAGAGCCGGAGAGCATGGTAGGGGTTTTGCTATTGTAGCTGATGAAGTCCGCAATTTAGCAGAAACGTCAGAAAAAAGTGCCAACCAGATAAAAGATGTTGTGGCTGATATTCAAGCAGAAGTTCGTAAAGTTGTACAGGAAGTCAATAATATAGGCGCAACAGCCAAAGAAGAATCAGCAAAAGGAACTGAAATAACTAATGGTATATTAGGAATTGCAAATGCCATGGTTCAGTTTCAAAAAATTACTGATGATACAAATGTGGGTATAAATAACATACTGGAATTATCTAAAGAATATTTAAGTATTGCAGAAAATATAGCTGCCAGTGCTGAGGAAATTTCCGCCAGTGCCGAACAGTCCCGTAAAGGTACAGAACAACAGGCAAAAGCTTTTTCTGAAATGTCCTCTGCTTCAGAAGAGTTAGCTCAAACTGCTGAAGAATTAAAAAATTCCACCAATATGCAAAAATCCGCAGAAGAACTGGCATCCATGTCAGAACAACTTTCTGCCAATATTGAAGAAGCTCTTTCTGCCAGTCAAGAGCTTTCATCTGCTATTGAACAAATTCAAAAAGCAACAGAAATTCAGAGTAGAGAAACGAACAAAGGTGTAGAAGTAGGTGAAAGAATTGAAGGTTCCAACTTTCAGATTGAAAAAAATGCCAGTTCTATGCAAACCCAGGTAAAAGAAATAGCCATAAACCTGACTCAGAACAAGCTCGATGTAGATAAAATGATAAGTAACATAGGACTTGCAACCGAGAAGAACTTTGAAGCAGCTAAGAGTATAAGAACTTTAAGTGAGAAAACCCTGGCTATCGATAAAATTGTCGAAACCATCATTAATGTAACCATAAAAACTGATATGCTGGCTGTTAGTGGATCTATAGAAGCGGCCAGAGCCGGAGAACACGGAAAAGGTTTCTCTGTTGTTTCCGGAGATATTAGAAATCTTGCAACCGAATCATCCCAGAGTGCCGATCAGATTAAGGATTTGGTTCGCTCTCTTTCCTTATTAGTAGATACAAGTGCAATAAACGTTGAGACCGCAGCGAATCTATCACAGACTGAAGTAGCCAAGGCAAAAGAGTCCACCCGAAATCTCGAATTGATCGAAGCCGATATAAAAACCATCGAAAACCAGATGGGCGAAATGGTAAAAAATGCCCAGGAAGCAAAACAGGCAAACGAAGAAGCCAAGAAAGCTATCGACAATATAAGCGCTGCTGCTGAAGAAGCAGTTAAATCCATTACAGAAGCATCTTCTGCCTCAGAAGAACAGGCCAAAGGTTTACAGGAACTTTCCGAAGCCATTGAAGAAATTGCAGCTTTAGCAGACGAGTTGCAAAGTTAG
- a CDS encoding chemotaxis response regulator protein-glutamate methylesterase, translating to MPDLQKKIKVLVVEDSAFMRKQLKTILESDPLMEVHLARDGEDGVNKARELKPDVITMDINLPGMDGLTAMQHILHDNICPVIIVSSLSQEGAMITFEALELGAFDYVPKPGGTISLNIRKAKEEIISKVKAAAKAGAVNRIRRRMHHLRESSPANRVSPVKKKNITTSSTNTNVKKAVCIGISTGGPKTLSEIIPLIPENFGAALFIVQHMPANFTTSFANRLNDYSQIPIKEAEAGDTIQLNHGYIGRGGYHLLLREKPNGEKQIRLSQEPEHFFIPSVGIMMESVLSVFGKNTIGVLMTGMGDDGAEAMLHIKKSGGITIAESEETAVVFGMPKEAIDRGAVDIIVPNYKIIDEILKAVKDLDRR from the coding sequence ATGCCAGATTTACAAAAGAAGATCAAAGTTTTGGTTGTTGAAGACTCAGCCTTTATGCGAAAACAGTTAAAAACTATTTTAGAATCAGATCCGCTAATGGAAGTTCACCTTGCGAGAGATGGCGAAGATGGAGTGAATAAAGCCAGAGAACTCAAACCGGATGTGATTACTATGGATATAAATCTACCGGGAATGGATGGTTTAACTGCTATGCAACACATTTTGCATGACAACATTTGTCCCGTAATTATCGTAAGCTCCCTTTCACAGGAGGGAGCTATGATTACTTTTGAAGCTCTTGAGTTAGGAGCCTTTGATTACGTTCCTAAACCCGGAGGAACAATTTCTTTAAACATAAGAAAAGCCAAAGAGGAAATCATTTCTAAGGTAAAAGCAGCAGCAAAAGCTGGAGCTGTTAATCGTATTCGCAGAAGGATGCATCATCTTCGAGAAAGTTCTCCGGCAAACCGAGTTAGTCCTGTTAAAAAGAAAAATATTACAACTTCTTCGACAAATACGAATGTAAAAAAAGCAGTGTGTATAGGTATTTCTACCGGTGGACCGAAAACTCTATCTGAAATCATTCCTTTAATTCCGGAAAATTTTGGAGCCGCTTTATTCATTGTTCAGCATATGCCAGCCAATTTCACCACATCTTTTGCCAATCGTTTAAATGACTATTCTCAAATTCCTATTAAAGAAGCTGAAGCCGGAGATACGATTCAATTAAACCATGGTTATATAGGTAGGGGTGGATACCACTTACTTCTAAGAGAAAAACCAAATGGAGAAAAGCAAATTCGCCTTTCTCAGGAACCCGAACACTTTTTTATTCCTTCAGTAGGAATCATGATGGAGTCAGTACTTAGTGTCTTTGGTAAAAATACTATAGGTGTTCTTATGACAGGAATGGGTGATGATGGAGCAGAGGCAATGTTGCATATTAAAAAATCAGGTGGAATCACAATCGCTGAAAGTGAAGAAACTGCCGTAGTCTTCGGGATGCCCAAAGAAGCAATTGATAGAGGAGCTGTAGATATTATTGTCCCTAATTATAAGATTATCGATGAAATACTTAAAGCGGTAAAGGATCTGGATAGAAGATGA